Proteins encoded together in one Deinococcus aerius window:
- a CDS encoding GIY-YIG nuclease family protein, which produces MGRSYWVYILTNRPNGTLYIGVTNNLTRRVWEHRQKTVPGFTQKYNLTRRVYFEETTDIRSAIAREKQLKGWLRVRKVELIEGTNPQWRDLYGELTVWGSLAAFRVAEDASPTPKHSGQPPSPES; this is translated from the coding sequence GTGGGCCGTTCGTACTGGGTGTACATCCTGACCAACCGTCCGAACGGCACTCTGTACATCGGTGTGACCAACAACCTGACGCGGCGGGTCTGGGAGCATCGGCAGAAGACCGTGCCGGGTTTCACCCAGAAGTACAACCTGACGCGGCGCGTCTACTTTGAGGAGACGACTGATATTCGCTCAGCCATTGCGAGGGAAAAGCAGCTCAAGGGCTGGCTGCGAGTGAGGAAGGTCGAGCTTATTGAGGGGACAAACCCGCAGTGGCGCGACCTGTACGGTGAGTTAACTGTATGGGGGTCCCTCGCTGCGTTCAGAGTGGCAGAAGATGCCTCCCCCACCCCCAAGCACAGCGGTCAGCCCCCTTCCCCGGAAAGCTGA
- the pyrE gene encoding orotate phosphoribosyltransferase yields the protein MDVLALYREAGAYHEGHFLLASGRHSPKFLQSTTVLQYPHLTERIGQALAGKLREAGIEAQTLVGPAMGGVILAYEVARHYGGRAIFAEKDGKGSMKVREAFTIAPGETFVAVEDVLTTGGSVLKAVRAVEALGGQCVAVACIVDRRGEEGPLEGHPLVSLTRLTFDTYAPGEVPEWLAQRPLQEI from the coding sequence ATGGACGTTCTGGCGCTGTACCGGGAGGCGGGCGCGTATCACGAGGGCCATTTTCTGCTCGCGTCGGGCCGCCACTCGCCCAAGTTCCTCCAATCCACCACCGTGCTGCAATACCCCCACCTGACGGAAAGAATCGGTCAGGCCCTTGCCGGAAAGCTCCGCGAGGCGGGCATAGAAGCGCAGACCCTCGTGGGCCCCGCGATGGGCGGCGTGATCCTTGCCTACGAGGTCGCCCGGCATTACGGGGGCCGCGCCATCTTCGCCGAGAAGGACGGGAAGGGCAGTATGAAGGTTCGGGAGGCGTTCACCATTGCGCCCGGCGAGACCTTCGTTGCCGTGGAGGATGTGCTGACGACGGGGGGCAGCGTCTTGAAAGCCGTGCGCGCGGTAGAGGCTCTGGGCGGTCAGTGTGTCGCCGTCGCCTGCATCGTGGACCGCCGGGGGGAGGAGGGACCGCTGGAGGGCCATCCCCTCGTCTCCCTCACCCGCTTGACCTTCGATACCTACGCGCCGGGCGAGGTGCCGGAGTGGCTGGCGCAGAGGCCGTTGCAAGAGATTTAG
- a CDS encoding transcriptional regulator gives MDSPAHAPTFPHAHALRSRRLLLGIPLTELARAASLDPHVLEAVERGEYDLRSLHALARRVLSRRLDLSL, from the coding sequence ATGGATTCGCCCGCCCATGCCCCGACCTTCCCGCACGCCCACGCCCTGCGCTCCCGCCGCCTGCTCCTGGGGATTCCCCTCACGGAACTCGCGCGGGCGGCGAGCCTCGACCCCCATGTTCTGGAGGCGGTGGAGCGCGGCGAGTACGACCTGCGCAGCCTGCACGCCCTGGCGCGGCGGGTGCTGTCGCGGCGGCTCGACCTGTCGCTGTAA
- a CDS encoding ribonuclease HI, with product MNQAYVDASWHEQPDGHGVGGWGLVLLIPAELPARYQGQMNAPDNNAAELRAVLEAVRHAPGGEPLTVYTDNEAVIASVGRGRGPQLLAEAAREVQDEAELRDVILRVEYVPRTRRHMLSAHDLANDARRGLTTPALHGPHADVLIEQRPAVPEARVSLRRYGERVTALVNLDPLSAVPPSAQALLAAITLARPGEVLLVRRASKVAQALWQRPERALRPAALAQLQEARQTADGLGVQVQFQTAG from the coding sequence ATGAACCAGGCTTACGTGGACGCCAGTTGGCACGAACAACCCGACGGGCACGGGGTCGGCGGCTGGGGACTGGTCCTCCTGATCCCCGCCGAACTGCCCGCCCGCTACCAGGGTCAGATGAACGCGCCCGACAACAACGCCGCCGAGCTTCGCGCCGTGCTGGAAGCCGTGCGTCACGCTCCCGGAGGCGAACCCCTTACCGTCTACACCGACAACGAGGCGGTGATCGCGTCGGTGGGCCGGGGACGGGGGCCCCAATTGCTCGCCGAGGCTGCCCGCGAGGTGCAGGACGAGGCGGAACTCCGGGATGTGATCCTGCGGGTGGAGTATGTCCCGCGCACCCGGCGACATATGCTCTCCGCCCACGACCTCGCCAACGACGCGCGGCGGGGGCTGACCACCCCGGCCCTGCACGGGCCGCACGCCGACGTGCTCATCGAGCAGCGGCCCGCCGTGCCCGAGGCGCGGGTGAGCCTGCGCCGGTACGGCGAGCGCGTGACGGCCCTCGTGAACCTCGACCCCCTCTCGGCCGTGCCGCCGAGCGCCCAGGCCCTGCTCGCGGCCATCACCCTCGCGCGTCCGGGAGAGGTGCTGCTCGTGCGCCGGGCCAGCAAGGTCGCGCAGGCGCTGTGGCAACGGCCCGAGCGCGCCCTGCGCCCCGCCGCCCTTGCCCAACTTCAGGAGGCGCGGCAGACAGCCGACGGCTTGGGCGTGCAGGTGCAGTTCCAGACGGCAGGGTGA
- a CDS encoding metal-dependent hydrolase has protein sequence MQIRFLGQSAFLLENAGHRVLIDPFIQGNPKSPVTLEEALGWNVSAVLISHAHGDHWGNALDFGRAGVPVIGTAEIGGYAQAQGAQNAIGANIGGTVRGEWGSVTLTPAWHSSSFPDGTYGGMPTGLVIEMGGVRVYHAGDTNLFGDMRLIGDRGLDVALLPIGDHYTMGPEEAARALELLRPRVAIPMHYGTFPPLVGDPQVFAREGQARGVEVRVLEPGETTEV, from the coding sequence ATGCAGATTCGTTTCCTGGGGCAGAGTGCCTTCCTGCTGGAGAACGCGGGCCACCGCGTCCTGATCGACCCCTTCATCCAGGGCAATCCCAAGTCGCCCGTCACGTTGGAGGAGGCGCTGGGCTGGAACGTCAGCGCCGTGCTGATCAGCCACGCGCACGGCGACCACTGGGGGAACGCGCTGGACTTCGGGAGGGCCGGGGTGCCCGTCATCGGCACCGCCGAGATCGGGGGGTATGCGCAGGCGCAGGGGGCGCAAAACGCCATCGGCGCCAACATCGGCGGCACGGTGCGCGGTGAGTGGGGCAGCGTCACCTTGACCCCCGCCTGGCACTCGTCCTCCTTCCCGGACGGCACCTACGGCGGGATGCCCACCGGGCTCGTGATTGAGATGGGCGGCGTGCGGGTCTACCACGCGGGCGACACGAACCTGTTCGGCGATATGCGGCTGATCGGGGACCGGGGGTTGGACGTGGCGCTGCTCCCCATCGGGGATCATTACACGATGGGGCCGGAGGAGGCCGCCCGGGCGCTGGAGCTGTTGCGGCCCCGTGTCGCCATTCCCATGCACTACGGCACGTTCCCGCCTCTGGTCGGTGATCCGCAGGTGTTCGCGCGGGAGGGGCAGGCGCGCGGGGTGGAGGTTCGGGTGCTGGAGCCGGGGGAGACGACGGAGGTTTGA
- the cdaA gene encoding diadenylate cyclase CdaA, translated as MSLFPGDVSPRDVLDVLLVAFLIYQGYLLVVGTRAVNVLRGILVFAAVWVAAQLLGLTTLSYLLGRAGTVGLFALVVLFQPELRAALERVGRPRGRDLGASGAALQDLARAMERLAERKTGALIAIERRTPLGEYAATGVALDAVVSVPFLEALFARNAPLHDGGVILQGSRVVAAGCLFPLQSSDGTYRRYGTRHRAAIGLSELTDAVVLVVSEERGSMRIALAGRLGPDLNGSELREQLRALVYDRADLSGEITPPPPAPAAEVGPGTQRERGGA; from the coding sequence ATGTCCCTGTTTCCCGGTGATGTCAGTCCCCGGGACGTGCTGGACGTGCTGCTCGTCGCGTTCCTGATCTACCAGGGCTACCTGCTGGTGGTCGGCACCCGCGCGGTGAACGTGCTGCGCGGCATCCTGGTGTTTGCCGCGGTGTGGGTGGCCGCGCAACTGCTGGGCCTGACCACCCTGAGCTACCTGCTGGGCCGGGCGGGGACGGTGGGCCTCTTTGCCCTCGTGGTGCTGTTCCAGCCCGAGCTGCGCGCGGCGCTGGAGCGGGTGGGCCGCCCGCGCGGGCGCGACCTGGGGGCGAGCGGCGCGGCCCTCCAGGACCTCGCCCGGGCGATGGAGCGCCTCGCCGAGCGCAAGACGGGGGCGCTGATCGCCATCGAGCGCCGCACGCCGCTGGGCGAGTACGCGGCGACTGGGGTGGCGCTCGACGCGGTGGTGAGCGTGCCCTTTCTGGAGGCGCTGTTCGCGCGCAACGCGCCGCTGCACGACGGCGGCGTGATCCTCCAGGGGTCGCGGGTGGTCGCGGCAGGGTGTCTCTTTCCCCTGCAATCGAGTGACGGCACCTACCGGCGCTACGGCACCCGGCACCGGGCGGCCATCGGCCTCTCGGAGCTGACGGACGCGGTCGTGCTGGTGGTCAGCGAGGAGCGGGGCAGCATGCGGATCGCGCTCGCCGGGCGGCTGGGGCCGGACCTGAACGGCTCGGAACTCCGCGAGCAGCTCCGCGCCCTGGTGTACGACCGGGCGGACCTCAGCGGGGAGATCACGCCTCCCCCGCCTGCTCCCGCCGCCGAGGTGGGGCCGGGCACCCAGCGCGAGCGGGGGGGCGCGTGA
- a CDS encoding CdaR family protein — protein MRGGQLGRWADPRYAWRRVLHNLPAKLLALAVAVTLWLVATADRRANVEQGYDVPVTVSDTTGERGTGTRVVSGLSPSTIRVFLSGRPERLRELRGENIEAIVDVTDVPEGSFNRPVRVRPPSGTTLIRQTPERVQGFLDTQLTRTLPVTLSVATPPEDSLPRYAATPATAAVSGPGRVVATVARLVNSPVTLGPGEEREASLIALDAGGQAVEGVTTRPDTVTVRRLDTGEVPVKAVRVVLNDPPAGLRVTSASVQPGSVRLVAAPDLLARLREVQGTVSYREGTYTAPVTLRLPAGAQALEPVSVRLTVERRAAGTAGGKPTTGSP, from the coding sequence GTGAGGGGGGGACAACTCGGGCGCTGGGCCGACCCGCGCTATGCCTGGCGGAGGGTGCTGCACAACCTGCCCGCCAAGCTGCTGGCCCTGGCGGTGGCGGTCACGCTCTGGCTGGTGGCGACCGCCGACCGCCGGGCGAACGTCGAGCAGGGGTACGACGTGCCCGTGACGGTGAGCGACACGACCGGCGAGCGCGGCACGGGCACCCGGGTGGTCAGCGGACTTTCGCCCAGCACCATCCGCGTCTTTCTCAGCGGGCGCCCCGAGCGGCTGCGCGAGCTGCGGGGCGAGAACATCGAGGCCATCGTGGACGTGACGGACGTGCCCGAGGGCAGCTTCAACCGCCCGGTGCGGGTCCGGCCCCCCAGCGGCACCACCCTCATCCGCCAGACGCCCGAGCGGGTGCAGGGCTTCCTCGACACCCAGCTCACCCGCACCCTCCCAGTCACCCTCAGCGTGGCGACCCCGCCGGAGGACAGCCTGCCCCGCTACGCGGCCACCCCGGCCACGGCGGCGGTCAGCGGACCCGGGCGGGTGGTGGCGACGGTCGCGCGGCTGGTGAACAGCCCGGTCACCCTGGGTCCCGGCGAGGAGCGGGAGGCCAGCCTGATCGCCCTGGACGCGGGGGGCCAGGCGGTGGAGGGGGTGACCACCCGTCCCGACACGGTGACGGTGCGGCGCCTCGACACCGGGGAGGTGCCCGTCAAGGCCGTCCGGGTGGTCCTGAACGACCCGCCCGCCGGGCTGCGGGTCACGTCGGCGAGCGTGCAGCCGGGCAGCGTGCGCCTGGTCGCCGCCCCCGACCTCCTCGCCCGGTTGCGCGAGGTGCAGGGCACCGTCAGCTACCGCGAGGGCACGTACACCGCCCCGGTGACCCTGCGCCTGCCCGCCGGGGCGCAGGCCCTGGAGCCCGTGAGCGTGCGCCTGACCGTGGAGCGGCGGGCAGCGGGGACGGCGGGGGGGAAGCCCACGACCGGGTCGCCGTGA
- the yqeK gene encoding bis(5'-nucleosyl)-tetraphosphatase (symmetrical) YqeK, translating to MIAELLDPRHPLAELAGWDERVRLMVRPRRFEHVLRVAELACRIACANGLDEARAYAAGILHDIARDLPDAELLRLAPPECAIDSAHPLALHGRAARTLLERWGYRDPVVLEAVEDHTTGPRGDNGVAACVYVADVSEPGRGVNDDIRELALQDLDAALSRAIISKVTYLQGRGIQVHPRTLRAYRALPCIGGAPAAVPPGVSSPGAGSHLPT from the coding sequence ATGATCGCCGAACTGCTGGACCCGAGACACCCGCTGGCCGAGCTCGCGGGCTGGGACGAGCGCGTGCGGCTGATGGTGCGCCCGCGCCGCTTCGAGCATGTGCTGAGGGTGGCGGAACTCGCCTGCCGCATCGCCTGCGCCAACGGCCTGGACGAGGCGCGGGCCTACGCGGCGGGCATTCTGCACGACATCGCCCGCGACCTGCCGGACGCGGAGCTGCTGCGCCTGGCGCCGCCCGAGTGCGCCATCGACAGCGCCCACCCCCTCGCCCTGCATGGCCGCGCCGCCCGCACCCTGCTGGAACGCTGGGGTTACCGCGACCCGGTGGTGCTGGAGGCGGTCGAGGACCACACGACCGGCCCGCGCGGCGACAACGGGGTCGCCGCCTGCGTCTACGTCGCCGACGTGTCCGAGCCCGGGCGCGGCGTGAACGACGACATCCGCGAACTCGCCCTGCAAGACCTCGACGCGGCCCTGAGCCGGGCGATCATCTCCAAGGTCACCTACCTCCAGGGGCGCGGCATCCAGGTGCATCCGCGCACCCTGCGGGCGTACCGGGCGTTGCCCTGCATCGGGGGGGCGCCCGCCGCCGTGCCGCCGGGCGTGTCCTCCCCCGGCGCAGGCTCCCACCTGCCCACATGA
- a CDS encoding LCP family protein, protein MTGPSPQSPIPEFNFSFANPRSRSRLRSVQAFGLSLAALTLGGLAVLKAPGSAVAGATPTGAPPHFTVLLAGRDIVYCYYRTPCKDQDQRTGLLQTPNTDTLMLVKVDGTRVNVLSIPRDTNVGPFDPGRSRAEQKVNSRYWAGGPHALTQAVETITGERVDAYVIVRTDYVARVIDALGGLDVTVPKGGIEWVDQAAGVNLKLSEGNHHLEGEEAVLFLRVRKGFGDDYGRIDHQKQALTQLAARLKSPQGLSALPTILGGVGHGVETNVDPNLFPSLVPFLPGLKLSFATLPTRTIPGTFNLAVDREALARVWGTGGQAQTASTDLPGVSVRIMDASGAGLGPALARALRTLGYPRVSVQEAPASGEASQVFTGQDVGAANTLADTLGLPRLQGERFPVGAGEVGILLGKDARQSLAALGALNGGPTAQAPLTRPENE, encoded by the coding sequence ATGACCGGCCCCTCCCCCCAGTCTCCCATCCCCGAGTTCAACTTCTCCTTCGCCAACCCCCGCTCGCGGTCGCGCCTGCGGTCGGTTCAGGCCTTCGGGCTGAGCCTGGCGGCCCTCACGCTGGGGGGCCTGGCGGTGCTGAAGGCGCCCGGGAGTGCCGTCGCCGGGGCCACCCCCACCGGGGCTCCCCCCCACTTCACGGTGCTGCTGGCGGGGCGGGACATCGTGTACTGCTACTACCGCACCCCCTGCAAGGACCAGGACCAGCGCACCGGCCTCCTCCAGACACCGAACACCGACACGCTGATGCTGGTGAAGGTGGACGGCACCCGCGTGAACGTGCTGAGCATCCCGCGCGACACGAACGTCGGCCCGTTTGACCCGGGCCGCAGCCGGGCCGAGCAGAAGGTGAACAGCCGCTACTGGGCGGGTGGCCCCCACGCGCTCACCCAGGCCGTGGAGACGATCACGGGCGAGCGGGTGGACGCCTACGTGATCGTGCGGACCGATTACGTCGCGCGGGTGATCGATGCGCTGGGCGGGCTGGACGTGACGGTCCCCAAAGGCGGCATCGAGTGGGTGGACCAGGCGGCGGGCGTGAACCTGAAACTTTCGGAGGGGAACCACCACCTCGAAGGGGAAGAGGCCGTGCTGTTCCTGCGCGTGCGCAAGGGTTTCGGGGACGATTACGGGCGCATCGACCACCAGAAGCAGGCGCTGACGCAGCTCGCCGCGCGGCTCAAGTCGCCCCAGGGGCTGAGCGCCCTCCCCACCATCCTGGGCGGGGTCGGGCACGGGGTGGAGACGAACGTGGACCCCAACCTCTTCCCCTCGCTGGTGCCGTTCCTGCCGGGGCTGAAGCTCTCCTTCGCCACCCTGCCCACCCGGACGATTCCGGGGACCTTCAACCTCGCGGTGGACCGGGAGGCACTCGCGCGGGTATGGGGCACGGGGGGTCAGGCGCAGACGGCGAGTACCGACCTGCCGGGGGTGAGCGTGCGTATCATGGATGCCAGCGGCGCGGGACTCGGCCCGGCGCTCGCCCGCGCCCTGCGGACCCTGGGCTACCCCCGCGTGAGCGTGCAGGAGGCCCCCGCCAGCGGCGAGGCCAGCCAGGTCTTCACCGGGCAGGACGTGGGGGCCGCGAACACGCTCGCCGACACGCTGGGGCTCCCCCGGCTGCAAGGTGAGCGTTTCCCGGTGGGGGCGGGCGAGGTCGGTATTCTGCTGGGCAAGGACGCTCGCCAGAGCCTCGCCGCCCTGGGCGCCCTGAACGGGGGACCCACCGCCCAAGCCCCCCTCACCCGACCGGAGAACGAATGA
- the rsfS gene encoding ribosome silencing factor encodes MTPHTHTDSLHRQLRAIVDAARERRAENVVVLDLTDVSSTLEYFVICTATAGLQLNAVQENIREKAQEAGLPRPTVEGPSERWLLLAFGGSIVVHIMTKEAREYYDLEGLWSDARTLDFPEQAAPRPGSGQPSA; translated from the coding sequence ATGACCCCACACACCCACACCGATTCCCTGCACCGCCAACTGCGCGCCATCGTGGACGCCGCCCGCGAGCGCCGCGCCGAGAACGTCGTCGTGCTCGACCTGACCGACGTGTCCTCGACCCTCGAATACTTCGTGATCTGCACCGCAACCGCCGGGCTTCAGCTCAACGCCGTGCAGGAGAACATCCGCGAGAAGGCGCAGGAGGCGGGACTCCCCCGCCCCACCGTCGAGGGTCCCAGCGAGCGCTGGCTGCTGCTCGCCTTCGGCGGGAGCATCGTGGTCCACATCATGACGAAAGAAGCGCGCGAGTATTACGACCTGGAGGGGCTCTGGAGCGACGCCCGGACGCTGGACTTCCCCGAGCAGGCGGCCCCCCGGCCGGGGAGCGGCCAGCCCTCCGCGTAG
- a CDS encoding winged helix-turn-helix domain-containing protein, which produces MSHVVVIEDEGTVREVVRFHLERAGLRVSAFDTTGAAQGTLSSADALVLDWMLPGESGLGFLRRLRGDPELRRLPVLMLTARAAEAERVEGLESGADDYLTKPFSAAELVARVRALLRRSLPDAPQQLSNGPLGMDLAAADARLSGTRLNLTRREFDLLAFLTRNAGRVYSRGELLDRVWGADFLGGERTVDQHITQLRAHLGDDPARPRFLETVRGKGYRMRPWTEEG; this is translated from the coding sequence ATGAGCCATGTGGTCGTGATCGAGGACGAGGGCACCGTGCGGGAGGTGGTGCGCTTCCACCTGGAACGGGCCGGGCTGCGGGTGAGCGCCTTTGACACCACGGGGGCCGCGCAGGGCACGCTCTCGTCGGCGGACGCCCTGGTCCTCGACTGGATGCTGCCCGGCGAGAGCGGCCTGGGCTTCCTGCGGCGGCTGCGCGGCGACCCCGAGTTGCGCCGACTCCCGGTCCTGATGCTCACCGCCCGCGCCGCCGAGGCCGAGCGGGTCGAGGGCCTGGAGAGCGGCGCGGACGACTACCTCACCAAGCCCTTCAGCGCGGCCGAACTCGTCGCCCGCGTGCGCGCCCTGCTGCGCCGCTCGCTGCCCGACGCCCCGCAACAACTGAGCAACGGCCCGCTGGGGATGGACCTCGCGGCGGCGGACGCGCGGCTCTCGGGCACCCGGCTCAACCTCACCCGGCGCGAGTTCGACCTGCTCGCCTTCCTGACGCGGAATGCGGGGCGGGTGTACTCGCGCGGCGAGTTGCTCGACCGGGTCTGGGGTGCCGACTTCCTGGGCGGCGAGCGCACCGTGGACCAGCACATCACCCAACTGCGCGCCCACCTGGGGGACGACCCCGCGCGGCCCCGCTTCCTCGAGACGGTGCGCGGCAAGGGCTACCGGATGCGCCCCTGGACGGAGGAGGGCTGA
- a CDS encoding sensor histidine kinase: MDLPSVLPGRADAWMDALPQAVLLFEAGVDALTVMRVNAAATRLWGVPQERAAGRPLLEVVRRHTLEALAERGGELELEAGGRTLRCTAIRAAPGQPGALIVEDITAHRRREAELREATAVLSHEFRTPVTGLRGVLEALEYDMPQGLAQSFVRQGLQEVERLARLVEDLAVGFRPTRARTLPLAEAFARAERLLAPELAARGTTLTFGADHLVRADPDKLLQVLLNLIENALKYGPPGQPVEVATAPRGSWVEVAVLDHGAPLEGTEGLFRAHTRGPHATGQGSGMGLYIVRSIVQGWGGQAWTERRGERNAFCFTLPGGAGIG; encoded by the coding sequence ATGGACCTCCCCTCCGTCCTGCCCGGGCGTGCGGACGCCTGGATGGACGCCCTGCCCCAGGCCGTGCTGCTCTTCGAGGCCGGGGTGGACGCCCTGACGGTCATGCGGGTCAATGCCGCCGCCACCCGGCTCTGGGGCGTGCCGCAGGAGCGGGCGGCGGGGCGGCCCCTGCTGGAGGTCGTCCGGCGGCACACCCTGGAAGCCCTCGCCGAGCGCGGCGGCGAGCTGGAGCTGGAGGCGGGCGGGCGCACCCTGCGCTGCACGGCCATCCGCGCCGCCCCCGGGCAGCCCGGCGCCCTGATCGTCGAGGACATCACCGCGCACCGCCGCCGTGAGGCCGAGCTGCGTGAGGCAACGGCCGTCCTCTCGCACGAATTCCGCACCCCCGTCACCGGGCTGCGCGGGGTGCTGGAAGCGCTGGAGTACGACATGCCGCAGGGGCTCGCGCAGAGCTTCGTGCGGCAGGGCCTTCAGGAGGTCGAGCGGCTGGCCCGGCTGGTGGAGGACCTCGCCGTCGGCTTCCGGCCCACCCGCGCCCGCACCCTGCCGCTCGCAGAGGCCTTCGCCCGGGCCGAGCGGCTGCTGGCCCCGGAACTCGCCGCGCGGGGGACCACCCTCACCTTCGGGGCCGACCACCTCGTGCGCGCCGATCCCGACAAGCTGCTGCAAGTCCTGCTCAACCTGATCGAGAACGCGCTGAAGTACGGCCCGCCCGGTCAGCCCGTCGAGGTCGCCACCGCCCCGCGCGGCAGTTGGGTGGAGGTCGCCGTCCTCGACCACGGGGCGCCGCTGGAGGGCACCGAGGGCCTCTTCCGCGCCCACACCCGGGGACCGCACGCGACCGGTCAGGGGAGCGGCATGGGCCTGTACATCGTGCGCAGCATCGTGCAGGGCTGGGGCGGCCAGGCCTGGACCGAGCGCCGGGGTGAGCGCAACGCCTTCTGCTTCACCCTGCCGGGCGGGGCGGGCATCGGCTAG
- a CDS encoding PRC and DUF2382 domain-containing protein, whose amino-acid sequence MPHLHRLSDISSRFSQDFQDTGIYNPIGSAAYISGGQRIGTVRDVLVDDDQGKIRYLLVDDDGGGLEGARIIPIGLARIEDDGVHFDGLTAAQLSSMHRYSSDEDYTFDLQSSDERVLRGDTGMTTSSTQTMTDTAAMGTGMAAAGTGTTGSYNYRDEDSSDRMFKTPGRLQLLEERLSVNKERYLAGQVEIGKHVETRQETVNVPLQREEVVIERHPVTEARPVQGDVFADGASETVRVELEAERANVQKQAVVTEEVEVSKRTVTEQQTVTDTVGREVLDVNETGNVRVIGDDDDRRDSRS is encoded by the coding sequence ATGCCACATCTGCACAGACTGTCCGATATTTCGAGCAGGTTCAGCCAGGACTTCCAGGACACGGGGATATACAACCCGATCGGCTCGGCGGCCTATATCAGCGGTGGTCAGCGTATCGGCACTGTGCGCGACGTGCTGGTGGACGACGACCAGGGGAAGATCCGCTACCTCCTCGTCGACGACGACGGAGGCGGCTTGGAGGGCGCCCGGATTATCCCCATCGGGCTGGCGCGCATCGAGGACGACGGCGTTCATTTTGACGGTCTCACGGCGGCCCAGCTCAGCTCCATGCACCGCTACTCCTCCGATGAGGACTACACCTTCGACCTCCAGAGCAGCGACGAGCGGGTGCTGCGCGGCGACACCGGCATGACGACCTCCAGCACCCAGACCATGACGGACACCGCGGCGATGGGGACGGGGATGGCGGCGGCGGGAACGGGGACGACGGGCTCCTACAACTACCGCGACGAGGACAGCTCCGACCGGATGTTCAAGACGCCGGGCCGCCTCCAGCTTCTGGAGGAGCGCCTGTCGGTGAACAAGGAGCGCTACCTCGCCGGGCAGGTCGAGATCGGCAAGCACGTCGAGACCCGACAGGAGACGGTCAACGTGCCCCTTCAGCGCGAGGAGGTCGTCATCGAGCGCCACCCCGTGACGGAGGCACGTCCGGTTCAGGGCGACGTGTTCGCGGACGGCGCCAGCGAGACCGTGCGCGTGGAGCTGGAGGCCGAGCGGGCGAACGTTCAGAAGCAGGCGGTCGTGACCGAGGAGGTCGAGGTCTCCAAGCGCACGGTGACCGAGCAGCAGACCGTGACCGATACCGTGGGCCGCGAGGTCCTCGACGTGAACGAGACCGGGAACGTCCGGGTCATCGGTGACGATGACGACCGCCGCGACAGCCGGAGCTGA
- the phoU gene encoding phosphate signaling complex protein PhoU: MREALETDLRTVLNGVLNMLGTVERMLPIAGEVLLHGRTERLGEVQAIDREVDAQEDRLEAECLRIIALHQPVARDLRLVALILKSLSDIERMGDYTVHVAQDGAELARQPALKRYVNLGRMLERLGEMSQNLRTAIADRDVTRAEATIRMDDEVDDLYEQIQRELVTYMLEDPRNISKSLMLMRVGRSLERIGDHMENVAERVRYWVTGQREA, encoded by the coding sequence ATGCGTGAAGCCCTCGAAACCGACCTGCGAACCGTCCTGAACGGCGTCCTGAATATGCTCGGCACGGTCGAGCGGATGCTGCCCATCGCCGGGGAGGTGCTGCTGCACGGGCGCACCGAGCGGCTGGGCGAGGTGCAGGCCATCGACCGCGAGGTGGACGCCCAGGAGGATAGACTCGAGGCCGAGTGCCTGCGAATCATCGCCCTGCACCAGCCCGTGGCGCGGGACCTGCGGCTGGTCGCCCTGATCCTCAAGAGCCTGTCCGACATCGAGCGGATGGGGGATTACACGGTGCATGTCGCGCAGGACGGAGCGGAACTCGCCCGGCAGCCCGCCCTGAAGCGCTACGTGAACCTGGGGCGGATGCTGGAGCGCCTGGGCGAGATGAGCCAGAACCTCCGCACCGCCATCGCCGACCGCGACGTGACCCGCGCCGAGGCCACCATCCGCATGGACGACGAGGTCGACGACCTGTACGAGCAGATTCAGCGCGAACTCGTCACCTACATGCTCGAAGACCCCCGCAACATCTCCAAGTCCCTGATGCTGATGCGGGTGGGCCGCAGCCTGGAGCGTATCGGCGACCATATGGAGAACGTGGCCGAGCGGGTGAGGTACTGGGTGACGGGGCAGCGGGAGGCGTAG
- a CDS encoding antitoxin, whose product MTRSKVFRSGKSQVVRIPSEVQLPYGEVEIRRCGRGLVVTPVKRQDGDAIFAALTSFENPIEREQPPMQEREPLL is encoded by the coding sequence ATGACCCGGAGCAAAGTGTTCAGGAGCGGCAAGAGTCAGGTTGTCCGCATTCCATCGGAGGTTCAGCTTCCCTACGGCGAGGTGGAGATCAGGCGGTGCGGCCGCGGGCTGGTCGTTACGCCCGTGAAGCGGCAGGACGGGGACGCCATCTTCGCGGCCCTGACCAGCTTCGAGAATCCCATTGAGCGGGAGCAGCCCCCCATGCAGGAGAGGGAGCCTTTGTTGTGA